The following are encoded in a window of Streptomyces sp. Go-475 genomic DNA:
- a CDS encoding SRPBCC family protein, with amino-acid sequence MSAIRQSIDVDRAPTDVYDYVMDTPRMPEWQLSAVSAERLDEGPVGIGSKVRVTRHIGRRTMPMTMEVTEYDPPHSWGLRGIDGPVRARVHGEVEPFDEGRRSHVTIEVDFEGHGMGKVLVPLVVRPQVRKELPRNEQLLKDRLEHTGE; translated from the coding sequence ATGTCCGCCATCAGACAGTCCATCGATGTCGACCGCGCTCCCACGGACGTCTACGACTACGTCATGGACACCCCGCGCATGCCGGAGTGGCAGCTGAGCGCCGTGTCCGCGGAACGTCTCGACGAGGGGCCCGTCGGCATCGGCTCCAAGGTCCGGGTCACCCGGCACATCGGGCGCCGCACGATGCCGATGACCATGGAGGTCACCGAGTACGACCCGCCGCACAGCTGGGGCCTGCGCGGGATCGACGGCCCCGTCCGGGCACGGGTCCACGGCGAGGTCGAGCCGTTCGACGAGGGCCGCCGCTCCCACGTGACGATCGAGGTCGACTTCGAGGGCCACGGCATGGGCAAGGTCCTCGTCCCGCTCGTCGTACGCCCGCAGGTCCGCAAGGAGCTGCCGCGCAACGAGCAGCTGCTCAAGGACCGGCTGGAGCACACGGGGGAGTAG
- the rlmN gene encoding 23S rRNA (adenine(2503)-C(2))-methyltransferase RlmN, translated as MPKPGELTFVAPRGAKKPPRHLADLTPAERKEAVAAVGEKPFRAKQLSQHYFARYAHDPEQWTDIPAGSRGRLQEALLPELMTVVRHLSTDQGTTRKTLWRLFDGTLVESVLMRYPDRVTMCISSQAGCGMNCPFCATGQAGLDRNLSTAEIVHQIVDGMRALRDGEVPGGPARLSNIVFMGMGEPLANYNRVVGAIRRLTDPEPDGVGLSQRGITVSTVGLVPAIHRFADEGFKCRLAISLHAPDDELRDTLVPVNTRWKVREVLDAGFEYSARSGRRLSIEYALIRDINDQAWRGDRLGRMLKGRPVHVNLIPLNPTPGSKWTASRPEDEKAFVEAIAAHGVPVTIRDTRGQEIDGACGQLAATER; from the coding sequence ATGCCTAAGCCCGGAGAACTCACTTTCGTCGCCCCGCGCGGAGCCAAGAAGCCGCCGCGGCATCTCGCCGACCTCACTCCTGCCGAGCGCAAGGAGGCGGTCGCCGCTGTCGGGGAGAAGCCGTTTCGCGCCAAGCAGCTCTCGCAGCACTACTTCGCGCGGTACGCGCACGATCCGGAGCAGTGGACCGACATCCCGGCCGGTTCTCGTGGGCGGCTGCAGGAGGCGTTGCTGCCCGAGCTGATGACCGTCGTGCGGCATCTGTCGACCGACCAGGGCACCACCCGCAAGACGCTCTGGCGGCTGTTCGACGGGACGCTCGTCGAGTCCGTGCTGATGCGCTACCCGGACCGGGTGACCATGTGCATCAGCTCGCAGGCCGGGTGCGGGATGAACTGCCCGTTCTGTGCGACGGGGCAGGCGGGTCTCGACCGGAACCTGTCCACCGCCGAGATCGTCCACCAGATCGTGGACGGGATGCGGGCCCTGCGGGACGGGGAGGTCCCCGGCGGCCCCGCGCGGCTCAGCAACATCGTCTTCATGGGCATGGGCGAGCCGCTCGCCAACTACAACCGGGTCGTCGGCGCCATCCGGCGGCTCACCGACCCCGAGCCGGACGGGGTGGGGCTGTCGCAGCGCGGGATCACCGTCTCCACCGTCGGTCTCGTGCCGGCCATCCACCGGTTCGCCGACGAGGGCTTCAAGTGCCGGCTGGCGATCTCGCTGCACGCCCCCGACGACGAGCTGCGCGACACCCTCGTGCCCGTGAACACGCGGTGGAAGGTCCGCGAGGTGCTGGACGCGGGCTTCGAGTACAGCGCCCGGTCCGGGCGGCGGCTGTCCATCGAGTACGCGCTGATCCGGGACATCAACGACCAGGCGTGGCGGGGTGACCGGCTCGGCCGGATGCTCAAGGGCAGGCCCGTGCACGTCAACCTCATCCCGCTGAACCCGACGCCCGGGTCGAAGTGGACGGCCTCCCGGCCCGAGGACGAGAAGGCGTTCGTGGAGGCCATCGCCGCGCATGGTGTGCCGGTGACGATCCGGGACACCCGTGGTCAGGAGATCGACGGGGCGTGTGGTCAGCTCGCCGCCACCGAACGGTAG
- a CDS encoding thiamine ABC transporter substrate-binding protein: MNIRRLTAVAVGLGMVGTLAACGSSDGSQGAGDSKTVTLVSHDSWAASKDVIAAFEKQSGYKVRVLKDGDAGQAVNKAILTKDNPQGDVFFGVDNTLLSRALDNGLFQPYEAKGSERIKAAYRVDQEQHRVTPIDTGDICVNYDKKYFADHKLEPPRSFDDLVKPQYKNLLVTENASASSPGLGFLLGTAAKYGDDGWAGYWKRLKANGVKVVDGWEQAYNEEFSGSAGGKKAKGDRPLVVSYASSPPAEVVFADPKPATAPTGVAEGTCFRQVEYAGLLSNAKNAKGGKALLDFLVSERFQQDMPLNMFVYPVTEGAQVPPEFVKYGPQAKDPETMDPAKIADHRDQWVKSWTSLVLK; encoded by the coding sequence ATCAACATCAGGCGGCTGACGGCGGTGGCCGTCGGGCTCGGCATGGTCGGCACGCTGGCCGCGTGCGGGTCGTCCGACGGCTCCCAGGGGGCCGGCGACTCCAAGACCGTGACGCTCGTCAGCCACGACTCGTGGGCCGCGTCCAAGGACGTCATCGCGGCCTTCGAGAAGCAGTCCGGCTACAAGGTCCGGGTCCTCAAGGACGGCGACGCCGGGCAGGCCGTGAACAAGGCCATCCTGACCAAGGACAACCCGCAGGGCGACGTCTTCTTCGGCGTCGACAACACGCTGCTGTCCCGCGCCCTCGACAACGGACTGTTCCAGCCGTACGAGGCGAAGGGGTCGGAGCGGATCAAGGCCGCGTACCGGGTCGACCAGGAGCAGCACCGCGTCACGCCCATCGACACCGGCGACATCTGCGTCAACTACGACAAGAAGTACTTCGCCGACCACAAGCTGGAGCCGCCGCGGAGCTTCGACGACCTGGTGAAGCCGCAGTACAAGAACCTGCTCGTGACCGAGAACGCCTCCGCGTCCTCGCCCGGCCTCGGTTTCCTGCTCGGCACCGCCGCGAAGTACGGGGACGACGGCTGGGCGGGCTACTGGAAGAGGCTCAAGGCCAACGGCGTGAAGGTCGTCGACGGCTGGGAGCAGGCCTACAACGAGGAGTTCTCCGGCTCGGCCGGCGGGAAGAAGGCCAAGGGCGACCGGCCGCTCGTCGTGTCGTACGCCTCCTCGCCGCCCGCCGAGGTCGTCTTCGCCGACCCGAAGCCGGCCACGGCCCCGACCGGGGTCGCCGAGGGCACCTGCTTCCGGCAGGTCGAGTACGCGGGGCTGCTCAGCAACGCCAAGAACGCCAAGGGTGGCAAGGCCCTCCTCGACTTCCTCGTCAGCGAGAGGTTCCAGCAGGACATGCCGCTCAACATGTTCGTGTACCCGGTGACCGAGGGCGCCCAGGTGCCGCCGGAGTTCGTGAAGTACGGGCCGCAGGCGAAGGACCCCGAGACCATGGACCCGGCGAAGATCGCCGACCACCGTGACCAGTGGGTCAAGTCGTGGACCTCACTCGTACTGAAGTAG